A single Deltaproteobacteria bacterium DNA region contains:
- a CDS encoding efflux transporter outer membrane subunit gives MTLRGGLCPFMVILFFLLSGCARVGPDFRKPAAAVSGSWLEAGDPRVKTGPAEYKNWWQAFNDPVLNRLVDRAYQENLPLKMAGVRVLEARARLGIALGGLYPQTQQFFGSLEYIRTSERAPTAAFSNISSYRQVQIGLMAGWEIDFWGKFKRAIEAAEAGFQATMADYDNALVSLTAEVANAYILLRTLEKRLGLARQNADRQKEILKIAEARFQYGVVTRLDVEQAKTLLHNIQASIPAFEAQVQQANNALSLLLGLPPGGLGDYLSGPAEIPVSPAEVVVGIPNDLLRRRPDIRSIEFQAAAQCALIGVAKAELYPAFSLSGVFSFFSTDVNAFKLSDVFQWGSRSISAGPSFRWNIFNYGRIENNVLVQDARFQQLLIAYQEAVLKAQKEVEDALVAFLKAQERREFLARSAAAAGHSLDLAIRQYQEGARDFTTVLIAQQAFLNEQDNLALALGTVSGNLVGIYRALGGGWEVGR, from the coding sequence ATGACCCTCAGGGGCGGGCTTTGTCCCTTCATGGTAATCCTTTTTTTCCTCCTTTCCGGCTGTGCCCGGGTCGGACCGGATTTCCGGAAGCCGGCGGCGGCGGTTTCAGGGAGCTGGCTTGAAGCGGGTGATCCGCGGGTCAAAACAGGGCCGGCGGAATACAAGAACTGGTGGCAGGCCTTCAATGACCCGGTCCTTAACCGGCTGGTTGACCGGGCTTACCAGGAAAATCTGCCCTTGAAGATGGCCGGAGTGCGAGTCCTGGAGGCCCGGGCCAGGCTGGGCATCGCCCTTGGCGGGCTTTATCCCCAGACCCAGCAGTTTTTCGGATCCCTGGAATATATCCGGACCAGTGAGCGGGCCCCGACGGCCGCCTTTTCCAATATTTCAAGTTACCGGCAAGTGCAGATCGGCCTTATGGCCGGCTGGGAGATAGACTTTTGGGGGAAATTCAAACGGGCCATCGAGGCCGCCGAGGCCGGTTTTCAGGCCACAATGGCTGATTATGACAATGCCCTGGTGAGCCTGACCGCCGAGGTGGCCAATGCCTATATCCTGTTAAGGACCCTGGAGAAACGCCTCGGCCTGGCCCGCCAAAACGCCGACCGGCAAAAAGAAATACTGAAGATTGCCGAAGCCCGGTTCCAATACGGTGTGGTCACCCGATTGGATGTGGAGCAGGCTAAAACGCTGCTCCATAATATTCAGGCCTCCATCCCGGCCTTTGAAGCCCAGGTACAGCAGGCCAATAACGCCCTCAGCTTGTTATTGGGGCTGCCGCCGGGGGGCCTGGGGGATTATTTGTCCGGCCCGGCGGAGATCCCGGTTTCTCCGGCCGAAGTGGTGGTGGGGATCCCGAATGATCTGCTCCGCCGGCGGCCGGATATCCGGAGTATCGAATTTCAGGCAGCGGCCCAATGCGCTTTAATCGGTGTGGCTAAGGCCGAGCTTTATCCGGCCTTTTCCCTTAGCGGGGTTTTCAGTTTTTTCTCCACCGATGTCAATGCCTTTAAGCTTAGCGACGTTTTCCAATGGGGAAGCCGGTCCATCTCGGCCGGACCGTCCTTCCGCTGGAACATCTTCAATTACGGCCGGATCGAAAACAATGTCCTGGTCCAGGACGCCCGCTTCCAGCAACTGCTGATCGCTTACCAGGAGGCCGTGCTCAAGGCCCAGAAAGAGGTGGAGGACGCCCTGGTGGCTTTTTTAAAAGCCCAGGAACGCAGGGAATTTTTGGCCCGGAGTGCAGCCGCGGCCGGCCATTCCCTGGATCTGGCCATCCGGCAATACCAGGAAGGGGCCAGGGATTTCACAACCGTTTTGATTGCCCAGCAGGCCTTTTTAAATGAGCAGGACAATCTTGCCCTTGCCCTGGGCACCGTCTCGGGCAATCTGGTCGGCATCTACAGGGCACTGGGAGGCGGCTGGGAGGTAGGGAGATAG
- a CDS encoding efflux RND transporter periplasmic adaptor subunit, translating into MRVSATFYEFIIFKFRALLIRILCFLFLFFPAGCGQGPKPLPPPPPAVTVAQPVRRIVTDYLELTGNTQAANTVQLVARVAGYLDKVFFKDGQPVKKGDLLFLIQQNTYQENLKQAEAAVLLQKSQLDYAQTQLDRTANLVHLDAASKTDVDHWRNQRDSAQANLLSAQAQRDLAGLNLGYTEVKAPFSGRIDRRLVDPGNLVGSGQATVLAQLTQIDPIYVYFTIMDLDLARLMAEAGWRPGKTPSRPWSLFMGLLDEKAHPHKGFLDFAATGLTPTNGTLLMRGVFPNPDGKILPGLYARLQLPVRKRPAFLVPQEAVGSDQRGSFLLVVNQGNKVQRFGVRAGASLDHLRVIEEGLTGKEWVVVKGLQKAFPGRVVTPEKQEPRSLIPESPKPPVSPKAGS; encoded by the coding sequence ATGCGGGTTTCGGCGACTTTTTACGAATTCATCATCTTTAAGTTCCGGGCCCTTCTGATCCGGATCCTCTGCTTCTTGTTCTTGTTTTTTCCGGCCGGCTGTGGGCAAGGACCCAAACCCCTGCCCCCGCCTCCCCCGGCGGTTACCGTCGCCCAGCCGGTCAGGCGGATCGTGACCGATTATTTGGAATTGACCGGCAATACCCAGGCCGCTAACACCGTGCAATTAGTGGCCAGGGTTGCCGGATACCTGGACAAGGTCTTTTTTAAAGACGGACAACCGGTAAAAAAAGGGGATCTGCTCTTTCTCATTCAGCAAAACACTTATCAGGAAAACCTCAAGCAGGCCGAGGCTGCGGTCCTGCTCCAGAAAAGCCAACTGGATTATGCCCAGACCCAATTGGACCGCACCGCCAATCTGGTGCACCTTGATGCCGCCTCTAAAACCGATGTAGACCACTGGCGGAATCAAAGGGATTCGGCCCAGGCCAATCTCCTCTCGGCCCAGGCCCAGCGGGACCTGGCCGGACTCAATCTCGGCTATACGGAAGTCAAAGCCCCTTTTTCCGGCCGGATCGACCGGAGGCTGGTGGACCCCGGCAACCTGGTCGGCTCCGGTCAGGCTACGGTCCTGGCCCAGCTTACCCAGATCGACCCCATTTACGTTTATTTTACCATTATGGATCTGGATCTGGCCCGCCTGATGGCCGAGGCCGGCTGGCGGCCGGGGAAGACCCCGTCCAGGCCCTGGTCCCTGTTCATGGGCCTTCTCGATGAAAAGGCCCATCCCCACAAAGGCTTTCTGGATTTTGCCGCCACCGGTCTGACCCCCACTAACGGGACCTTATTGATGCGAGGCGTCTTTCCAAATCCCGATGGAAAGATACTGCCGGGACTCTATGCCCGGCTACAACTCCCGGTCAGAAAAAGACCGGCTTTCCTGGTGCCTCAAGAGGCGGTGGGCTCTGATCAGCGCGGTTCATTCCTTCTGGTCGTCAACCAGGGGAACAAGGTGCAACGGTTCGGTGTGCGGGCCGGAGCTTCGCTGGACCACTTGAGAGTGATTGAAGAAGGACTGACCGGAAAGGAATGGGTGGTGGTAAAAGGCCTGCAAAAGGCCTTTCCCGGCCGGGTGGTTACCCCGGAAAAACAGGAACCCCGGTCCCTTATTCCTGAATCCCCGAAGCCCCCTGTTTCCCCGAAGGCCGGATCATGA